From Candidatus Tanganyikabacteria bacterium:
GCAAGCGGCTCGGAGGCCGATCCCATCCTGAAGTGGAACGAGGTCGCCGCCCAGTGCGTCGCCGACGACCACACCGGCAGCCACGGCCCGGCCGAGCAGGGGGGACCGACGCTCACGTCGCGGGCCATGGCGATCGTCCACCTGGCCATGTACGATGCGTTCGTCGAAGCCGCCTCTGCCGCGCGGGTGCGCTATCCCCTCGACGTGGCCCCGGCATTCCGGGACCGGGGAGCCGTCGAGGCGGCAGTCGCTCAGGCCTGCCACGACACGCTCGTGGCTCTCTACCCGCGGAAGCGGTACTCGGTGGATCGCTACCTCGAGCGCACGCTGGCGGGAATTCCCGTCGGCGCGGGTCGCCAGGAGGGCGTCCTGGCAGGCAGCCAGGCCGCGGCCGCCATCCTGGCGGAGCGGGCCGACGACGGAGCGGAGTACGGCCAATTGCCGGTGTATCCGCCGACCGGCGTGCCGCCGTTGCCCGGGCAACATCAGCCCGATCCGACCAATCCCGACCAGGGCTTGCTGTCGCCCGGCTGGGGCCACGTGCGGACGTTTTCGGGACTCGACGTGACGGCGGCCGGGGTCCGGGCGCCAAGCCCGCCGGGCATGACCGATCCGGCCTACGCGGCCGCGTACGAGGAAGTGAAGCGGCTGGGCGGGGACGCCATCTCCACCGCGACCGAACGCACCGCCGAGCAGACCGAGATCGGCCTGTTCTGGGCCTACGACGGCACCGCGAAGCTCGGCGCGCCTCCCCGCTTCTACAACCAGCTCACGCGCGTCATTGCCCGGCAGCAACGCAACTCCCCCGCCCAGAACGCCCGCCTGTTCGCCCTGGTCAACCTGGCGATGGCCGACGCCGGCATCGCCTGCTGGGACAGCAAGTACTTCTACAACCTCTGGCGGCCGATAGTGGGCATTCGCCAGGCCGAGACGGACGGCAACGGCGAGACCGGCCAGGACGCCACCTGGACGCCGCTGGGCGCCCCCGCGAGCAACCGCACCAGCGACCGGAACTTCACTCCCCCCTTTCCGGCCTATCCGTCGGGCCATGCCGCATTCGGGGCCGCGACGCTGCGGATCCTGCGACACTTCTACGGCACGGACACCATCGCCTTCGCCCTGAAATCCGACGAATTGAGCGGCCGGACCACGGACTACGCCGGCAACCACCGCTCTGCCGTCGTCCGGCGCTACCGGAGCTTCTCGGACGCGATCGCGGAAAACGCGCGCAGCCGCATCTACCTTGGCATCCACTGGGCCTTCGACGCGGATGAAGGCATCAGGCAAGGCATCGCGGTGGCCGACCACGTCCACGCCACGATGCCCCTGGCCGCCGCGCTCGACAGCCCATGATCCCGCCGCCGGGCGTGATCTAGTCCGATTCGAGGTAGACCTGCTACTTCGGGTGGGGCCGGCGTCTCTGCCGGCCGGCACGGAGGCCTCAGGATTCATCACATTTGCTGCGACGGAGGCTCTGGG
This genomic window contains:
- a CDS encoding phosphatase PAP2 family protein, whose translation is MVRSRRWRGAEIAALGLASLAAACGSGAELPGVRGAPGASGSEADPILKWNEVAAQCVADDHTGSHGPAEQGGPTLTSRAMAIVHLAMYDAFVEAASAARVRYPLDVAPAFRDRGAVEAAVAQACHDTLVALYPRKRYSVDRYLERTLAGIPVGAGRQEGVLAGSQAAAAILAERADDGAEYGQLPVYPPTGVPPLPGQHQPDPTNPDQGLLSPGWGHVRTFSGLDVTAAGVRAPSPPGMTDPAYAAAYEEVKRLGGDAISTATERTAEQTEIGLFWAYDGTAKLGAPPRFYNQLTRVIARQQRNSPAQNARLFALVNLAMADAGIACWDSKYFYNLWRPIVGIRQAETDGNGETGQDATWTPLGAPASNRTSDRNFTPPFPAYPSGHAAFGAATLRILRHFYGTDTIAFALKSDELSGRTTDYAGNHRSAVVRRYRSFSDAIAENARSRIYLGIHWAFDADEGIRQGIAVADHVHATMPLAAALDSP